One genomic segment of Arcobacter porcinus includes these proteins:
- a CDS encoding manganese-dependent inorganic pyrophosphatase, translated as MALYTCGHIIPDSDSVCSAISLAYLLNKIGRPAIPARQGELNPETKFILDKFGFSAPELKTSFAGDELFITDYSDLAQAPQDMDKTTVVGIVDHHKLGDITTSAPLECWIRPVGCTNTIVKEMYDYHKVEIPADIAAIMMCAILSDTVIFKSPTCTPLDIQVVKELAKIANIEDYGALGMEMFKVKSEVEGTPIRELVLRDYKNFDMHGQKVGVGQLEVVDGSVFDAIKDELMADIKKLKDEQNLHTVALLLTDIMKEGSEVLVVSDDTSIFEKAFSCKLENGKVWLDGCLSRKKQIIPFLEPAFA; from the coding sequence ATGGCTTTATATACATGTGGACATATTATTCCAGATTCAGATTCTGTTTGTTCGGCTATCTCTTTAGCATATTTATTAAATAAAATTGGTCGTCCAGCAATACCTGCTAGACAAGGAGAATTAAATCCTGAAACAAAATTTATTTTAGATAAATTTGGATTTTCTGCACCAGAACTTAAAACATCATTTGCAGGGGATGAACTATTTATAACAGATTATTCAGATTTAGCACAAGCACCACAAGATATGGATAAAACAACAGTTGTAGGAATTGTAGATCACCATAAACTTGGAGATATTACAACTTCAGCTCCACTTGAATGTTGGATAAGACCAGTTGGTTGTACAAATACTATTGTAAAAGAGATGTATGATTATCATAAAGTTGAAATTCCAGCAGATATTGCTGCTATTATGATGTGTGCAATTTTAAGTGATACAGTTATTTTCAAATCACCAACATGTACACCACTTGATATTCAAGTTGTAAAAGAGCTTGCAAAAATAGCAAATATTGAAGATTATGGTGCTTTAGGTATGGAGATGTTTAAAGTAAAATCAGAAGTAGAAGGAACACCTATAAGAGAGCTTGTATTAAGAGATTATAAAAACTTTGATATGCATGGACAAAAAGTTGGAGTAGGGCAACTTGAGGTTGTAGATGGTTCAGTTTTTGATGCAATTAAAGATGAGCTTATGGCTGATATTAAAAAATTAAAAGATGAGCAAAATTTACATACAGTTGCACTTTTATTGACTGATATTATGAAAGAAGGAAGTGAAGTTTTAGTAGTTTCAGATGATACTTCAATTTTTGAAAAAGCATTCTCTTGCAAACTAGAAAATGGAAAAGTTTGGTTAGATGGATGTTTAAGTAGAAAAAAACAGATTATTCCTTTTTTAGAACCAGCATTTGCATAA
- a CDS encoding YchJ family protein — MKLSVNSLCPCGSLKKYKKCCRIFHDDIKNPSSALELMKSRFSAFAVLRSDYIIKTTHQKNCDFSLNTSSWKEDIELFCKNTDFEKLEILDFIDDEFESFVTFKATLFQDKLDISFIEKSRFLKENNTWLYVDGEFL, encoded by the coding sequence TTGAAATTAAGTGTTAACTCTCTTTGCCCTTGTGGAAGTTTAAAGAAGTATAAAAAATGTTGTAGAATTTTTCATGATGATATAAAAAACCCTTCAAGTGCTTTGGAACTTATGAAATCAAGATTTAGTGCTTTTGCAGTTTTAAGAAGTGATTATATTATAAAAACTACACATCAAAAAAATTGTGATTTTTCTTTAAATACCTCATCTTGGAAAGAAGATATTGAACTATTTTGCAAAAATACAGATTTTGAGAAATTAGAGATTTTAGATTTTATTGATGATGAATTTGAAAGCTTTGTGACATTTAAAGCTACTTTATTTCAAGATAAATTAGATATCTCTTTTATAGAAAAAAGCAGATTTTTAAAAGAGAATAATACTTGGCTTTATGTAGATGGAGAATTTTTATAA
- a CDS encoding asparaginase domain-containing protein, translating into MTKSKITVINTGGTFNKRYNPITGELEVPKDDLALQDIIKYSYNIEFELINIISKDSLEMNDFDRELILKTIEKCTNENIIIVHGTDTMDLTAKYLDEKIKNRNIVLTGAMLPISINKVEATLNFASAIGFLNSDIKNDIYISMHASVKNYKKLIKNRELGKFLNI; encoded by the coding sequence ATGACAAAATCTAAAATAACAGTTATAAATACAGGAGGTACTTTTAATAAAAGGTACAATCCTATAACTGGAGAACTTGAAGTACCAAAAGATGATTTGGCACTTCAAGATATTATAAAATATTCCTATAATATTGAATTTGAACTTATAAATATAATTTCAAAAGATAGTTTAGAGATGAATGATTTTGATAGAGAACTTATATTAAAAACTATAGAAAAATGTACAAATGAAAATATAATTATTGTTCATGGAACAGATACTATGGATTTAACTGCAAAATATTTAGATGAAAAAATAAAAAACAGAAATATAGTTTTAACAGGAGCTATGCTTCCTATTTCTATAAATAAAGTAGAGGCTACTTTAAACTTTGCATCTGCTATTGGTTTTTTGAATTCAGATATTAAAAATGATATATATATTTCAATGCATGCAAGTGTAAAAAATTATAAAAAACTTATAAAAAATAGAGAATTAGGGAAATTTTTAAATATATAA
- the aspA gene encoding aspartate ammonia-lyase, producing MDTLHRIEKDFLGQKEIENDKYYGIQTLRAKENFNITTIGINLFPNFIISLAKVKKACALTNFELGDLTETQKNAIVGACDKIIAGEFHEQFIVDPIQGGAGTSTNMNANEVIANIALEILGEKKGAYEIIHPNNHVNMSQSTNDAYPTAIKITLYELIFKLQDSLQILRDSFYDKAKEFKDILKMGRTQLQDAVPMTLGQEFKTYATMIDDDINRLAKAQDTLKEVNLGATAIGTGINTKPEYQELVIKHLQDVTKTDYYMARDMIEATQDTSTFVQISGRFKSIAIKVSKICNDLRLLSSGPRAGLNEINLPPMQPGSSIMPGKVNPVMPEVVNQVAFDVIGADVTISMASEHGQLQLNVFEPIIAYKLFISINMMRRAFESLAEKCIKGITANPEVCMNNVLNSATLVTSLNPILGYEKSSAVAKEALRTGKRVYDILLEQKLFTEKELEELLQPKNMVHNYDKI from the coding sequence ATGGATACTCTACACAGAATTGAAAAAGATTTCTTAGGTCAAAAAGAGATCGAAAATGATAAATATTATGGAATTCAGACTTTAAGAGCTAAAGAGAATTTTAATATAACTACAATTGGTATAAATTTATTCCCAAACTTTATAATATCTTTAGCAAAAGTAAAAAAAGCTTGTGCTTTAACAAATTTTGAATTAGGTGATTTAACAGAAACTCAAAAAAATGCTATTGTTGGTGCTTGTGATAAAATTATTGCTGGAGAGTTTCATGAACAATTTATAGTAGATCCAATTCAAGGTGGAGCTGGAACTTCTACAAATATGAATGCAAATGAAGTAATAGCAAATATTGCTTTAGAGATTTTAGGTGAGAAAAAAGGTGCTTATGAAATTATTCACCCAAATAACCATGTAAATATGAGTCAATCAACAAATGATGCTTATCCAACTGCTATTAAAATTACACTATATGAGCTAATTTTCAAACTTCAAGATAGTTTACAAATATTAAGAGATTCATTTTATGATAAAGCAAAAGAGTTTAAAGATATTCTAAAAATGGGAAGAACGCAACTTCAAGATGCTGTTCCTATGACTTTAGGGCAAGAGTTTAAAACTTATGCAACAATGATTGATGATGATATTAATAGACTTGCAAAAGCTCAAGATACTTTAAAAGAGGTAAATCTTGGGGCAACTGCTATTGGAACAGGAATTAATACAAAACCAGAGTATCAAGAGCTTGTAATAAAACATCTTCAAGATGTTACAAAAACAGATTATTATATGGCTAGAGATATGATTGAAGCTACACAAGATACAAGTACTTTTGTACAAATATCAGGCAGATTTAAATCTATTGCTATAAAAGTATCAAAAATATGTAATGATTTAAGACTTTTAAGTTCAGGTCCAAGAGCTGGATTAAATGAGATAAATCTTCCTCCAATGCAACCAGGAAGCTCAATAATGCCTGGAAAAGTAAACCCAGTAATGCCAGAAGTTGTAAATCAAGTTGCATTTGATGTAATTGGAGCAGATGTTACAATTTCAATGGCAAGTGAGCACGGACAACTTCAATTAAATGTATTTGAACCAATAATCGCATATAAACTATTTATATCTATAAATATGATGAGAAGAGCATTTGAAAGCTTAGCTGAAAAATGTATCAAAGGAATTACAGCAAATCCTGAAGTTTGTATGAATAATGTTTTAAACTCTGCAACTTTGGTAACTTCTTTAAATCCAATTTTAGGATATGAAAAAAGTTCAGCTGTTGCAAAAGAAGCTTTAAGAACTGGAAAAAGAGTTTATGATATTTTGCTAGAGCAAAAACTTTTCACAGAAAAAGAGTTAGAAGAACTACTGCAACCAAAAAATATGGTTCATAACTATGACAAAATCTAA
- a CDS encoding 5'-methylthioadenosine/adenosylhomocysteine nucleosidase, which yields MTKLAIMGAMQEEIDPLLEFFKEYKVVEYADNKYYETSYKGLDIVIAHSKIGKVFSSLTASTMIQKFSCDTLLFSGVAGAVNPNLNIGDMVIATQLCQHDLDITAFGHPNGYVPGGKVLVDSSKELLKIAKEVAQKNNLKVIEGIIATGDQFVHSNERKDFIEKTFNADALEMEGGSVAVVCDALNVPFFILRAISDSANGEANFDFDEFLHSSAKISSDYLVKIIDELIKK from the coding sequence ATGACTAAGTTGGCTATTATGGGAGCTATGCAAGAAGAGATAGATCCACTTTTAGAATTTTTTAAAGAGTATAAAGTAGTTGAATATGCTGATAATAAATATTATGAAACAAGTTATAAAGGACTTGATATTGTAATAGCTCATTCAAAAATAGGAAAAGTTTTCTCTTCTTTAACTGCAAGTACAATGATTCAAAAGTTCTCTTGTGATACTTTACTTTTTTCAGGAGTTGCAGGAGCTGTAAATCCTAATTTAAATATAGGTGATATGGTTATTGCAACACAACTTTGCCAACACGATTTAGATATCACTGCTTTTGGTCATCCAAACGGATATGTTCCAGGTGGAAAAGTTCTTGTAGATAGTTCAAAAGAGCTTTTAAAAATTGCAAAAGAAGTTGCACAAAAGAATAATTTAAAAGTTATAGAAGGAATTATTGCAACTGGAGATCAGTTTGTACACTCAAATGAGAGAAAAGATTTCATAGAAAAAACTTTTAATGCAGATGCTTTAGAGATGGAAGGTGGAAGTGTTGCAGTTGTTTGTGATGCTTTAAATGTACCATTTTTTATTTTAAGAGCAATAAGTGATAGTGCAAATGGTGAAGCAAACTTTGATTTTGATGAATTTTTACATAGTAGTGCAAAAATATCTAGTGACTATTTAGTAAAAATTATTGATGAACTTATAAAAAAATAG
- the fabD gene encoding ACP S-malonyltransferase, protein MKKVAFIFPGQGSQSLGMGRDFFDNSDIAKEMIEKASERLNIDFSKLLFEENDNLGKTEFTQPAILLVSCIALAVFKEKCNIKPEFVMGHSLGEFSALVAAGAIDYLDAIELVNKRGIFMSEACEGGNAGMMALVGIDDEKVETICTEQRALGKQVWPANYNLDGQLVLAGIKTDLESLVDTFKGAGAKRALVLDMSVASHCELLESAVENLKPYLMEYLNDEFLNVISNVSANMYSTKDEAIELLSSQLVSPVKYKQSVKAFAQKVDCFIEFGQGAVLKGLNRKITDVPTLNVSDMKTLNETIEALND, encoded by the coding sequence ATGAAAAAAGTAGCTTTTATATTCCCAGGGCAAGGAAGCCAAAGCCTTGGAATGGGAAGAGATTTTTTTGATAATAGTGATATTGCAAAAGAGATGATAGAAAAGGCAAGTGAAAGATTAAATATTGATTTTTCTAAATTACTTTTTGAAGAGAATGATAATTTAGGAAAAACAGAGTTTACGCAACCAGCTATCTTATTAGTAAGTTGTATTGCACTTGCAGTTTTTAAAGAGAAATGTAATATAAAACCAGAATTTGTAATGGGTCACTCTTTAGGTGAATTTTCTGCACTTGTAGCAGCTGGAGCAATAGATTATTTAGATGCTATTGAGCTTGTAAATAAAAGAGGAATCTTTATGAGTGAAGCTTGTGAAGGTGGAAATGCTGGAATGATGGCTCTTGTTGGAATTGATGATGAAAAAGTTGAAACAATTTGTACAGAGCAAAGAGCTTTAGGAAAACAAGTTTGGCCAGCAAATTATAATCTTGATGGGCAATTAGTTCTTGCAGGTATAAAAACTGATTTAGAGAGTCTTGTAGATACTTTTAAAGGTGCTGGTGCAAAAAGAGCGCTAGTTCTTGATATGAGTGTTGCATCGCACTGTGAGCTATTAGAAAGTGCTGTTGAAAATTTAAAACCATATTTGATGGAGTATTTAAATGATGAGTTTTTAAATGTTATTTCAAATGTTAGTGCAAATATGTATTCAACAAAAGATGAAGCAATAGAACTTCTGTCTTCACAACTTGTAAGTCCTGTAAAATATAAACAATCTGTTAAAGCTTTTGCCCAAAAAGTTGATTGTTTTATAGAATTTGGACAAGGTGCAGTTTTAAAAGGTTTGAATAGAAAAATTACTGATGTACCAACATTAAATGTATCAGATATGAAAACATTAAACGAAACAATCGAGGCGTTAAATGACTAA
- a CDS encoding FKBP-type peptidyl-prolyl cis-trans isomerase yields MSNKVIGIEYTLKDAKTGEQLDTNVGQAPLEFVSGKGQIIQGLEDKLVKMTANEEADVLVEPKDGYGEYNAEAVQTLPKEQFAGIELNEGMSLYGQGEHGETIQVVVKSFTDSDVTIDYNHPMAGRTLMFSVAILSLRDATEEEIQTGVVGGMAAMAGGCCGGGGHSHGGCGSEGGHGGCGCSSEEEDHGHSHGGGCGSGGCGCH; encoded by the coding sequence ATGTCAAATAAAGTAATAGGAATAGAGTATACTCTAAAAGATGCAAAAACTGGTGAACAATTAGATACAAATGTAGGACAAGCTCCTTTAGAGTTTGTTTCAGGAAAAGGTCAAATAATTCAAGGATTAGAAGATAAACTTGTTAAGATGACAGCAAATGAAGAAGCAGATGTTTTAGTTGAGCCTAAAGATGGATATGGTGAGTATAATGCAGAAGCTGTACAAACTTTACCAAAAGAGCAATTTGCTGGTATTGAATTAAATGAAGGAATGAGTCTTTATGGACAAGGTGAGCATGGAGAAACAATCCAAGTTGTAGTTAAATCATTTACAGATTCAGATGTAACAATTGATTATAATCATCCAATGGCTGGTAGAACTTTAATGTTTAGTGTTGCTATATTAAGTTTAAGAGATGCAACTGAAGAAGAGATTCAAACAGGTGTTGTAGGTGGAATGGCTGCAATGGCAGGTGGATGTTGTGGTGGTGGAGGTCACTCTCATGGTGGTTGTGGTTCTGAAGGTGGACACGGTGGTTGTGGATGCTCAAGTGAAGAGGAAGATCATGGACATAGCCACGGTGGTGGATGTGGTTCAGGTGGATGTGGTTGTCACTAA
- a CDS encoding tetratricopeptide repeat protein → MKKLLLLLVIASIAVTKEVSVYEATKESTYGLTNTEKHILKNQSNISELSSKVEEINSLVETLSNRMEGLNSVYEGDSQKLNSTAILLNENKKDIEVLNEHIKKITELLNKINSEYVSSNEFKNNMQQFVTREEIEALKKALGLNASSSPKTSQKEDVKEPKTAEEKANLMAEAKKDFSEKMYTFAIPKFEKLVEVNYKPAESNFHLGEMWFKRKKYEDAISYYKKSAILYDKASYMPTLLLNCGISFERLKDNENAKSFYKTLIEHYPKSNEAKEAKTNLNKL, encoded by the coding sequence ATGAAGAAACTACTATTACTACTTGTAATAGCTTCAATAGCCGTAACCAAAGAGGTTTCGGTCTATGAAGCGACAAAAGAAAGCACTTACGGTCTTACAAATACAGAAAAACACATATTAAAAAATCAATCAAATATTAGTGAATTATCTTCAAAAGTAGAAGAAATAAATAGCCTTGTAGAAACTCTTTCTAATAGAATGGAAGGATTAAATTCTGTTTATGAAGGTGATTCTCAAAAACTAAATAGTACAGCTATATTGCTAAATGAAAATAAAAAAGATATAGAAGTTTTAAATGAACATATAAAAAAGATAACAGAACTTTTAAATAAAATAAATTCTGAATATGTTTCTTCTAATGAATTTAAAAATAATATGCAACAATTTGTTACAAGAGAAGAAATTGAAGCATTAAAAAAAGCTTTGGGTTTAAATGCTTCTAGTAGTCCAAAAACTTCACAGAAAGAGGATGTTAAAGAGCCAAAAACGGCTGAAGAAAAAGCAAATTTAATGGCTGAAGCTAAGAAAGATTTTAGTGAAAAAATGTATACTTTCGCTATCCCTAAATTTGAAAAATTAGTTGAGGTAAATTATAAACCAGCTGAGAGTAATTTTCATTTAGGTGAGATGTGGTTTAAGAGAAAAAAATATGAAGATGCAATCTCATATTATAAGAAATCTGCAATATTGTATGATAAGGCAAGCTATATGCCAACGCTTCTACTAAATTGTGGAATTTCATTTGAGAGATTAAAAGATAATGAAAATGCAAAGAGTTTTTATAAAACTTTAATTGAACATTATCCAAAAAGTAATGAAGCAAAAGAAGCAAAAACAAATTTAAATAAATTATAA
- a CDS encoding OmpA family protein, producing MKKLGLYSLLVAGLLFTAGCANKEVDADNTVSSEDSNASSKSVNNEVAEGALLEKADGGNYYNINGERTFIEHVYFDYDKFTLSNANKNKAVSNASKLAKVKSDTIVVYGNADERGSDEYNYALGLKRANTVKNILVSNGVKANITIKSLGESNPVCTEATESCYSKNRRVEQELAK from the coding sequence ATGAAAAAACTAGGTCTATATTCGTTATTAGTAGCAGGATTATTATTTACAGCAGGTTGTGCAAACAAAGAAGTAGATGCAGATAATACAGTAAGTTCAGAAGATAGCAATGCTTCTTCAAAATCAGTTAACAATGAAGTAGCAGAAGGTGCTTTATTAGAAAAAGCTGATGGTGGAAACTACTATAATATAAATGGAGAAAGAACATTTATTGAGCATGTATATTTTGATTATGATAAATTTACTTTATCAAATGCAAATAAAAATAAAGCAGTTTCAAATGCTTCTAAACTTGCAAAAGTTAAATCAGATACAATTGTAGTATATGGAAATGCTGATGAAAGAGGAAGTGATGAGTATAACTACGCTTTAGGATTAAAAAGAGCTAACACAGTTAAAAACATTTTAGTAAGTAATGGAGTTAAAGCTAATATTACTATTAAATCTTTAGGTGAAAGTAATCCAGTTTGTACAGAAGCAACAGAATCTTGTTATTCAAAAAACAGAAGAGTTGAGCAAGAACTAGCAAAATAA
- the tolB gene encoding Tol-Pal system protein TolB, with protein MIRFFLILLISINTVFAFDAKLEIVKQGANKPKIVVSMDTQSSERLILSKIKKSIVDDLNISGNFEVSDLISESIYKSSPNYLTLTNSKIDLYLSITGIKEQNGSYTLMTKLFDINKKLMILEKNYTTPTEDRYIFLAHKTAININNHIKAPSIDWMERYVLFSTYDGANRANIMIGDYTLAYTKKIVSGGLNIFPKWANKKQDTIFYTTYNYKKPTLMKLNIYSGKKEIIMDSDGMVVCSDVNQNEDKILVTAAPEGQADIFLFDLKTKTKRQITSHGEIDVGGQFVDNDTKIAFVSDRLGRPNVFVQEIGKSAVERFVFHSSNNSSVTTYKDKVVFSSRDSENSFSKSFNLYLASTKSNDLKRLTSYGVNQFAKFSSDGESLLFLKTVNNISDLGIIRLNLDKTYLFPLKGKKIQSIDW; from the coding sequence ATGATTAGATTTTTTTTAATTTTATTAATAAGTATTAATACTGTTTTTGCATTTGATGCAAAATTAGAAATTGTAAAACAAGGTGCAAATAAACCTAAAATAGTTGTTTCTATGGATACACAAAGTAGTGAAAGATTAATCTTAAGCAAGATAAAAAAATCAATAGTTGATGATTTAAATATTAGTGGAAACTTCGAAGTGTCAGATTTGATAAGTGAAAGTATATATAAGAGTTCACCAAATTATTTAACTTTAACAAATTCAAAAATTGATTTATATCTAAGCATTACAGGAATAAAAGAGCAAAATGGTTCTTATACATTAATGACAAAGCTATTTGATATAAATAAAAAACTTATGATTTTGGAGAAAAACTATACAACACCAACAGAAGATAGATATATTTTTTTAGCTCATAAAACTGCTATAAATATAAATAATCATATAAAAGCACCAAGTATAGATTGGATGGAAAGATATGTTTTATTTTCAACATATGATGGAGCAAATAGAGCCAATATTATGATAGGAGATTATACTTTAGCATATACAAAAAAAATTGTAAGTGGAGGATTAAATATATTTCCTAAATGGGCAAACAAAAAACAAGATACAATTTTTTATACAACATACAATTATAAAAAACCAACATTGATGAAACTAAATATATATAGTGGTAAAAAAGAGATTATTATGGATTCAGATGGAATGGTAGTATGTTCTGATGTGAACCAAAATGAAGATAAAATTCTAGTTACAGCTGCTCCTGAAGGTCAAGCAGATATATTCTTATTTGATTTAAAAACTAAAACAAAGAGACAAATTACATCTCATGGTGAAATTGATGTTGGTGGACAGTTTGTTGATAATGATACAAAAATAGCTTTTGTTTCAGATAGATTAGGAAGACCAAATGTATTTGTACAAGAGATAGGAAAAAGTGCAGTTGAAAGATTTGTTTTCCATAGTAGTAATAATTCATCTGTTACAACATATAAAGATAAAGTGGTTTTTAGTAGTAGAGATAGTGAGAATTCATTTTCAAAAAGTTTTAATCTATATCTTGCATCTACAAAATCTAATGATTTAAAAAGATTAACATCTTATGGTGTGAATCAATTTGCTAAGTTCTCAAGTGATGGAGAAAGTCTTCTTTTTCTAAAAACAGTAAATAATATAAGTGATTTAGGAATAATAAGATTGAATCTTGATAAAACTTATCTATTTCCACTAAAAGGAAAAAAGATACAATCGATTGATTGGTAA
- a CDS encoding TonB C-terminal domain-containing protein, with product MKNSNNFYLSGLIAFFTYFILLILFSFYVISPQTKLYSFKDDSFEIELQVFENKPKEKESVKPKEEKIVKIEKKIEEPIKEESKEASNSNKKVDVKSLFANFKDNSKELSKEDIKNINRSIDPKRFKSKFEKEQRESIAFDRVFENNKTTTSLSNSENNNSDDEYLKEVNSLLSKWIPISGNKELKSLVIVSIDSLGNFSYTVSRKSGNEIFDLALDDFLKKQLTIKYPIPKKNSIKIEVEFKQKDKND from the coding sequence ATGAAAAATAGTAATAATTTTTATCTATCTGGACTGATTGCCTTTTTTACATATTTTATACTTCTAATTTTGTTCTCTTTTTATGTTATATCGCCTCAAACAAAACTATATAGTTTTAAAGATGATTCATTTGAGATAGAACTTCAAGTATTTGAAAATAAACCAAAAGAGAAAGAAAGTGTTAAACCAAAAGAAGAAAAGATTGTAAAGATTGAGAAAAAAATTGAAGAACCAATAAAAGAAGAGAGTAAAGAAGCTTCAAATTCAAATAAGAAAGTTGATGTTAAATCTCTTTTTGCTAATTTTAAAGATAATAGTAAAGAGTTAAGTAAAGAAGATATAAAAAATATAAATAGATCAATAGATCCAAAAAGATTTAAAAGTAAATTTGAAAAAGAACAAAGAGAAAGTATAGCTTTTGATAGAGTTTTTGAAAATAATAAAACAACAACTAGCTTAAGTAATAGTGAAAACAATAATTCAGATGATGAATACTTAAAAGAAGTAAATTCACTTTTATCAAAATGGATACCAATTAGTGGAAACAAAGAGTTGAAATCTTTAGTTATAGTCTCTATTGATTCTTTAGGAAATTTCTCATACACTGTTTCAAGAAAAAGTGGTAATGAGATTTTTGATTTAGCATTGGATGATTTCTTAAAAAAACAGCTTACTATTAAATATCCAATACCAAAGAAAAATAGTATAAAAATAGAAGTTGAATTCAAACAAAAGGATAAAAATGATTAG
- a CDS encoding biopolymer transporter ExbD, whose translation MFDYNQKPDLNITPLVDIMLVLLAILMVTAPVIEFEEPINLPKGSATKQVQTIANISITISKDRKVSINKKSFDIKTFADDFILYSKDKDQKSSVTIRADKNLKYDDVIFVLKSVKEAGFTKVSLLTDG comes from the coding sequence TTGTTTGATTACAACCAAAAACCAGATTTAAATATTACTCCATTAGTTGATATTATGTTGGTTCTTCTAGCTATATTAATGGTAACAGCACCTGTAATAGAGTTCGAAGAACCTATAAATCTTCCAAAAGGAAGTGCTACAAAACAAGTACAAACTATTGCAAATATATCTATTACAATATCTAAAGATAGAAAAGTAAGTATTAATAAAAAAAGTTTTGATATAAAAACATTTGCTGATGATTTTATATTATACTCAAAAGATAAAGACCAAAAAAGTTCTGTGACAATAAGAGCAGATAAAAATCTAAAATATGATGATGTTATATTTGTTTTAAAATCTGTAAAAGAGGCAGGATTTACAAAAGTTTCACTTTTAACAGATGGATAA
- a CDS encoding MotA/TolQ/ExbB proton channel family protein, with protein MSIYLIVVFWIFLYRFNTLNRVIENEKRVLDGLTSGQNRFTSLSLLNQCSGGNNIKEILHACEINTIKDASVGLSWLAIISSTSPFIGLFGTVVGILESFAKFANESKVAFSVIAPAISEALVATAAGIFVAIFAYTFHQIISRKVYELNVYLKAQSEILIAKG; from the coding sequence TTGTCAATCTACTTAATTGTTGTTTTTTGGATATTTCTTTATAGATTTAATACCCTAAACAGAGTTATTGAAAATGAAAAAAGAGTTTTAGATGGTTTAACATCTGGACAAAATAGATTCACTTCTTTATCACTTCTAAATCAATGTTCTGGTGGAAATAATATTAAAGAGATATTACATGCTTGTGAGATAAATACAATAAAAGATGCAAGTGTTGGCTTATCTTGGCTAGCTATTATATCTTCAACTTCACCATTTATAGGATTATTTGGAACAGTTGTTGGAATATTAGAATCTTTTGCAAAATTTGCAAATGAGTCAAAAGTTGCATTCTCTGTAATTGCTCCTGCTATTAGTGAAGCACTTGTTGCAACAGCAGCTGGTATTTTTGTGGCTATTTTTGCATATACATTTCATCAAATAATATCAAGAAAAGTTTATGAGCTAAATGTATATTTAAAAGCACAAAGTGAAATTTTAATAGCAAAAGGTTGA
- the atpC gene encoding ATP synthase F1 subunit epsilon yields the protein MDTIKLSIVTPSGSIFSGDVKSVTLPGKEGEFGVLPMHSSLVSTLTVGVIIIEKIDSTEAVAINWGHVKVDENSVDVLVDGAIALTSGKDSEIAKNIEAAKELVNSVKDTTISIASVEARINSFAL from the coding sequence ATGGATACAATTAAATTATCAATAGTTACTCCAAGTGGTAGTATTTTTAGTGGTGACGTTAAGAGTGTAACTCTTCCTGGAAAAGAGGGTGAGTTTGGAGTTCTTCCAATGCACTCGTCACTGGTATCTACTTTAACTGTGGGTGTGATTATTATTGAAAAAATTGATTCTACTGAAGCTGTTGCTATTAATTGGGGACATGTTAAAGTAGATGAGAATAGTGTTGATGTTTTAGTTGATGGAGCTATTGCATTAACAAGTGGAAAAGATTCTGAAATTGCTAAAAATATTGAAGCAGCTAAAGAGCTAGTAAATTCTGTAAAAGATACTACTATTTCTATTGCATCAGTTGAAGCAAGAATTAACTCTTTTGCACTATAA